In Bacillus sp. SB49, a single window of DNA contains:
- a CDS encoding 16S rRNA (uracil(1498)-N(3))-methyltransferase, whose protein sequence is MQRYFIDREQWRDSHITIVGNDVHHITRVMRMGTGDEIIAIHPDKGPALCKITDISEDTVVCKFGEWRKEDRELPVQVTIVSAIGKGDKLEQVVQKGTELGAHAFIPFKAERCVAKWENKKVDKKINRLEKIAKEAAEQSERSHVPDIYPPVSLSELRTRKKAFDRCFFAYADEARRGSSYALHTRLAEASPGEKVLVVFGPEGGFSDQEVQTLDGDGFLSIRLGPRILRMETAPLYFLSSISFLFEEQE, encoded by the coding sequence ATGCAGCGATATTTCATTGATCGAGAACAGTGGCGGGATAGCCATATCACCATAGTTGGTAATGACGTACATCATATAACGCGTGTGATGAGAATGGGAACCGGTGATGAAATCATAGCCATCCATCCCGATAAGGGACCGGCTCTTTGTAAAATTACGGATATATCGGAGGACACCGTTGTATGTAAGTTTGGTGAATGGCGGAAGGAAGACAGGGAACTTCCGGTACAGGTGACGATCGTGTCCGCAATCGGCAAAGGCGACAAGCTTGAGCAAGTTGTTCAGAAAGGAACGGAGCTCGGTGCCCATGCCTTCATCCCGTTTAAAGCGGAGCGTTGTGTCGCGAAATGGGAGAATAAAAAAGTGGATAAAAAAATCAACAGGCTCGAGAAAATCGCTAAGGAAGCGGCGGAGCAGTCAGAGCGGTCTCACGTCCCTGACATTTATCCACCCGTATCATTATCAGAATTAAGAACCAGAAAAAAAGCTTTCGACCGGTGCTTTTTTGCATACGCAGACGAGGCAAGAAGAGGAAGTTCGTATGCACTGCACACACGATTGGCAGAAGCATCTCCGGGAGAGAAGGTTCTCGTGGTCTTTGGTCCCGAGGGCGGCTTTTCTGACCAGGAAGTGCAGACGCTGGATGGGGATGGATTTTTATCTATCCGCTTAGGACCCCGGATCCTTCGTATGGAGACAGCCCCTCTTTACTTCTTGTCCAGTATTTCTTTTCTGTTCGAGGAACAGGAATAA
- the prmA gene encoding 50S ribosomal protein L11 methyltransferase, with product MKWSEVCIHTTSEAVEPVSNILHESGASGVVIEDPEDMKRYKTKLGEIYELNPDDYPKDGVYVKAYMPMTSFLGETVDGIKRSVNNLTEFGIDIGRNEVTIQEVHEEDWATSWKKYYKPVKISEKITIIPTWEDYTPVSSDEIIIEMDPGMAFGTGTHPTTVLSIQALEQYLVPGDNVIDVGAGSGILSVASIMLGAEHAYAYDLDDVAVSSSKNNAALNKVDDKVTVQVNDLLQGVDWEADLIVSNILAEIIVKFTDDAYNVVKPGGYFITCGIISARKEMVRDRLVESGFEIVETNMMEDWVSIIARKPE from the coding sequence ATGAAGTGGTCTGAAGTCTGTATCCATACGACCAGTGAAGCAGTTGAACCGGTATCGAATATTCTCCATGAGTCTGGAGCGAGCGGAGTCGTCATCGAAGATCCGGAAGATATGAAACGATATAAGACTAAGCTTGGAGAAATCTATGAGCTTAATCCGGATGACTATCCGAAAGATGGAGTATATGTCAAAGCTTATATGCCGATGACTAGTTTTCTTGGGGAAACCGTGGACGGCATTAAACGTTCGGTTAACAACCTAACCGAATTCGGTATCGATATCGGGAGAAATGAAGTCACGATCCAAGAGGTACATGAAGAAGATTGGGCAACATCGTGGAAGAAATATTATAAACCGGTGAAGATTTCCGAGAAAATTACCATTATCCCTACGTGGGAGGACTACACGCCGGTATCCAGTGACGAAATCATTATTGAAATGGATCCAGGAATGGCATTCGGTACGGGGACTCACCCAACGACGGTTCTCAGCATTCAGGCACTGGAACAGTACCTTGTTCCGGGAGACAACGTGATCGATGTAGGAGCAGGGTCCGGCATTTTAAGCGTAGCATCCATTATGCTGGGAGCGGAACACGCGTATGCTTACGATTTGGACGACGTTGCTGTGTCCAGCTCAAAAAATAATGCCGCTCTAAATAAGGTCGATGATAAAGTGACGGTTCAGGTCAATGATCTTCTTCAAGGGGTGGATTGGGAAGCGGATCTGATCGTTTCCAACATCCTTGCTGAAATCATTGTTAAGTTTACTGATGACGCGTATAACGTGGTGAAACCGGGCGGCTATTTCATCACATGTGGTATTATTTCAGCCAGAAAAGAAATGGTCAGAGATCGTCTGGTGGAATCTGGTTTTGAGATCGTCGAAACAAACATGATGGAAGACTGGGTCAGCATTATTGCACGAAAACCGGAGTGA
- the grpE gene encoding nucleotide exchange factor GrpE, with the protein MEENKQEIIDDKELENEQDADQEVVEESNDELEQLRQEKEEINNRLLRLQADYDNFRRRTQKEKEADRKYRSQSLVEELIPALDNFERALAVQVDGDSAKNFSEGMKMVYNQFKTALEKEGVEAIPAEGEEFDPHLHQAIMQVEDENYESNVVVEELQKGYRLKDRVIRPSMVKVNQ; encoded by the coding sequence ATGGAAGAGAACAAACAGGAAATCATTGATGACAAAGAATTAGAAAACGAACAAGATGCAGACCAGGAAGTTGTAGAAGAAAGCAACGACGAGCTGGAACAACTGCGACAGGAGAAAGAAGAAATTAATAATCGTCTGCTTCGTCTGCAGGCAGATTATGATAATTTCCGCCGCCGTACTCAGAAAGAGAAAGAAGCGGATCGGAAATATAGATCCCAAAGCTTGGTGGAAGAGTTGATTCCGGCATTGGATAACTTTGAACGTGCCTTGGCGGTTCAAGTAGACGGAGATTCTGCCAAAAACTTCTCTGAGGGTATGAAGATGGTGTATAACCAGTTCAAGACTGCTTTGGAGAAAGAAGGGGTGGAAGCAATCCCTGCCGAAGGAGAAGAATTCGATCCTCACTTGCACCAGGCTATCATGCAGGTGGAAGATGAAAACTACGAATCCAATGTCGTAGTAGAAGAGTTGCAAAAAGGTTATCGCTTGAAAGACAGGGTTATTCGCCCGTCTATGGTTAAAGTAAATCAATAA
- the dnaK gene encoding molecular chaperone DnaK encodes MGKIIGIDLGTTNSCVAVMEGGEAKVIPNPEGNRTTPSAVAFKNGERQVGEVAKRQAITNPNTILSVKRYMGTDHKVEVEGKEYTPQEVSAIILQYIKSYAEDYLGETVDKAVITVPAYFNDAERQATKDAGKIAGLQVERIINEPTAAALAYGIDKENEDQTILVYDLGGGTFDVSILDIGEGTFEVVSTAGDNRLGGDDFDQVIIDHMVAEFKKENGIDLSQDKMAKQRLKDAAEKAKKDLSGVAQTQISLPFITAGEAGPLHLEMNLTRAKFEELASDLVERSMKPTRQAMKDAGMSASEIDKVILVGGSTRIPAVQEAIKKEIGKEPSKGVNPDEVVALGASIQGGVLQGDVKDVVLLDVTPLSLGIETMGGVTTKLIERNTTIPTSHSQVFSTAADNQTAVDIHVLQGEREMAQDNKTLGRFQLTDIPPAPRGVPQIEVSFDIDANGIVNVRAKDMGTNKEQSITIKSSSGLSDEEVEDMVRQAEENAEEDKKKREAIELRNEADQLIFTTDKTIKDLGEQVSEEDKQKAEAAKEELQTALQGEDLEVIKEKKEALQEHVQALSVKLYEQAQQQAQEAQGASGDDDVVDADYEEVNEDDKK; translated from the coding sequence ATGGGTAAGATCATCGGTATTGATTTAGGTACAACAAACTCTTGTGTTGCAGTTATGGAAGGTGGAGAAGCGAAAGTTATTCCCAACCCGGAAGGAAACCGCACGACTCCATCCGCTGTAGCCTTCAAAAATGGGGAACGTCAAGTAGGGGAAGTCGCTAAGCGTCAAGCGATCACAAACCCGAATACAATCCTTTCTGTGAAACGTTACATGGGTACAGACCACAAAGTTGAAGTAGAAGGCAAAGAGTACACACCACAGGAAGTGTCTGCCATCATCCTTCAATATATCAAGAGCTATGCAGAGGACTATCTTGGAGAAACAGTGGATAAAGCTGTTATCACTGTTCCAGCATACTTCAACGATGCAGAGCGTCAGGCAACGAAGGATGCAGGGAAGATCGCAGGACTTCAGGTAGAGCGTATTATTAACGAGCCTACGGCCGCAGCACTTGCTTACGGCATTGACAAAGAGAATGAAGATCAAACAATTCTTGTATACGACCTTGGTGGCGGTACATTCGACGTCTCTATCCTTGATATCGGTGAAGGTACCTTTGAAGTAGTTTCTACTGCCGGAGATAACCGCCTTGGCGGAGATGACTTCGACCAGGTTATCATCGATCACATGGTAGCTGAATTCAAGAAAGAGAACGGCATTGATTTGTCTCAAGATAAAATGGCGAAACAACGCCTGAAAGATGCAGCAGAAAAAGCGAAAAAAGACCTTTCTGGTGTAGCTCAGACGCAGATTTCCCTTCCGTTTATTACGGCTGGCGAAGCTGGTCCACTTCACTTGGAAATGAACTTGACTCGTGCAAAATTCGAAGAGCTTGCATCTGACCTTGTAGAACGCTCTATGAAGCCGACTCGTCAAGCGATGAAAGATGCCGGTATGAGCGCAAGCGAAATCGATAAAGTTATTCTTGTCGGTGGTTCCACACGTATTCCTGCTGTACAGGAAGCCATTAAGAAAGAAATCGGTAAAGAACCGTCTAAAGGTGTTAACCCTGATGAGGTAGTTGCGCTGGGTGCATCCATCCAAGGCGGCGTATTGCAGGGAGATGTTAAAGACGTTGTTCTTCTTGACGTGACACCACTTTCCCTGGGTATTGAAACAATGGGCGGAGTAACAACGAAATTGATCGAAAGAAATACGACGATTCCGACAAGCCACTCCCAGGTGTTCTCTACTGCTGCAGATAATCAGACAGCGGTTGATATTCATGTCCTTCAAGGGGAACGTGAAATGGCTCAGGATAACAAAACACTCGGCCGTTTCCAATTGACGGATATCCCGCCTGCACCACGTGGTGTTCCGCAAATCGAAGTTAGCTTTGATATCGATGCGAACGGTATTGTAAACGTGCGTGCGAAAGATATGGGTACCAATAAAGAGCAATCCATCACGATTAAATCTTCTTCAGGCCTTTCTGATGAAGAAGTAGAAGATATGGTACGTCAAGCGGAAGAAAACGCCGAAGAAGATAAGAAGAAGCGGGAAGCTATCGAACTTCGTAACGAAGCAGACCAGCTAATCTTCACAACAGATAAGACTATCAAAGATCTTGGCGAGCAGGTAAGTGAAGAAGATAAGCAAAAAGCGGAAGCAGCGAAAGAAGAACTTCAAACGGCGCTTCAAGGAGAAGATCTTGAAGTGATCAAAGAGAAGAAAGAAGCTCTTCAAGAGCACGTACAGGCTCTTTCTGTAAAACTTTATGAGCAGGCGCAGCAGCAGGCTCAAGAAGCGCAGGGTGCTTCTGGAGATGATGATGTCGTTGATGCAGATTACGAAGAAGTCAACGAAGACGATAAAAAGTAA
- the hrcA gene encoding heat-inducible transcriptional repressor HrcA: protein MLTDRQLLILQVIVDDFISTAQPVGSRSISKKDSVTFSSATIRNEMADLEEMGFIEKTHSSSGRVPSEKGYRFYVDHLLSPLRLSGSEITTIRGAFAEQMMEFERVVQKSASILSDLTNYTSIVLGPEIFETKLKQLQIVPLSEQSAIAILVTDTGHVEHRAFNVPSEISGADLEKMMNILNSRLQGVPLVKLHEKLFTEIDELIRKHTSQHEEAFTYLRAALIDDHPSKLYIGGKTNILMQPEFRDLDKVRSLYATMEKEAEMADLLRSDPEGIHVRIGQENPFDSMQNCSLITASYHLGNDQVGTIALLGPTRMEYNRMFSLMNVLSKHMTRTFRDWY, encoded by the coding sequence ATGTTAACAGATAGACAATTGCTGATACTGCAAGTCATTGTTGATGATTTCATTTCGACTGCGCAGCCGGTCGGCTCGCGGTCCATATCAAAGAAGGACTCTGTGACATTCAGCTCGGCGACTATACGGAATGAAATGGCCGACTTGGAGGAAATGGGCTTTATTGAGAAGACACACTCTTCTTCCGGTAGAGTGCCCTCAGAGAAAGGCTACCGTTTCTACGTCGATCATCTGCTGTCACCACTTCGATTATCCGGTTCAGAGATAACCACTATTCGGGGAGCATTCGCTGAACAAATGATGGAATTCGAACGGGTAGTTCAGAAATCGGCAAGCATACTTTCCGATTTGACGAACTACACTTCCATTGTACTCGGGCCGGAAATATTCGAGACGAAATTGAAGCAGCTGCAAATTGTTCCTTTATCCGAACAATCAGCTATAGCCATCCTCGTCACGGACACCGGCCATGTGGAGCACAGAGCTTTCAACGTTCCATCCGAAATCTCTGGTGCCGATCTGGAGAAGATGATGAATATCCTGAACAGTCGGCTGCAGGGTGTACCGTTAGTGAAGCTTCATGAGAAGCTTTTCACAGAGATTGATGAACTGATCCGTAAACACACTTCCCAGCATGAGGAAGCTTTCACTTATTTGAGGGCTGCCCTTATTGACGATCATCCGTCCAAATTGTATATCGGAGGGAAGACCAATATTCTCATGCAGCCTGAATTCAGGGATCTGGATAAAGTCCGCTCTCTTTATGCCACTATGGAAAAAGAGGCAGAAATGGCAGATCTCCTCCGTTCTGATCCAGAGGGCATCCATGTGAGAATCGGACAGGAAAATCCTTTTGACAGCATGCAAAACTGCAGTTTGATTACAGCAAGTTATCATTTGGGAAATGATCAAGTAGGAACGATTGCACTGCTAGGTCCTACGCGTATGGAGTATAATCGAATGTTTTCCCTTATGAACGTGTTATCCAAGCATATGACCAGGACCTTCCGCGATTGGTATTGA
- the hemW gene encoding radical SAM family heme chaperone HemW codes for MTISSAYIHIPFCQQICHYCDFTKFFYNERLADEYLIALEKEIHTYIPSGKASVRTIFVGGGTPTAVNHQQLEKLLKMIDAHFDVAGCEEYTFEANPGDLDMEKVRLLKAYGVNRISLGVQVFDDDMLEKIGRVHKVKDVYTNIDRLLSGGLSNISIDLMYALPGQTVEDFNKTIDEALQFGLPHYSSYSLQIEPKTVFYQRYKKGKLSKAPEEREAEMYELLQRRLADAGAVQYEISNFAKPGFESKHNLTYWDNAYYYGIGAGAHGYMPGKRTINIRPLPAYVKQAMENGKPVLHEEPITRKEMMEEEMFLGLRKTQGVKVERFKEKYDQPIVDVFGQAISAMKDRRLMEEEQGYLRLTPKGRILGNEVFQEFLLDD; via the coding sequence ATGACTATATCATCCGCTTATATACACATCCCGTTCTGTCAGCAGATCTGCCACTACTGTGATTTTACGAAGTTTTTCTATAATGAGCGTTTAGCTGATGAATATCTTATTGCTCTTGAAAAAGAGATTCACACATACATTCCGAGCGGAAAGGCAAGTGTGCGTACCATTTTCGTCGGAGGCGGGACCCCGACGGCGGTAAACCATCAGCAATTGGAAAAGTTATTGAAAATGATCGACGCCCATTTCGATGTCGCCGGTTGTGAGGAATATACATTTGAGGCGAACCCGGGCGATTTGGATATGGAGAAAGTCCGGCTCTTGAAAGCCTATGGAGTCAACCGCATTTCCCTCGGTGTTCAAGTGTTCGATGATGATATGCTGGAAAAGATCGGCCGTGTCCATAAAGTGAAAGATGTCTATACAAACATCGACAGACTTTTGAGCGGCGGGTTGTCGAATATAAGCATCGACCTCATGTACGCCCTGCCGGGTCAGACGGTCGAGGATTTTAATAAAACCATTGACGAAGCCCTGCAGTTCGGGCTTCCGCATTACTCCTCTTATTCGTTGCAAATTGAACCGAAAACGGTGTTTTATCAAAGGTACAAAAAGGGTAAGCTCTCCAAGGCTCCGGAGGAACGCGAAGCTGAAATGTATGAGCTGCTGCAGCGCAGGCTTGCTGATGCAGGAGCAGTCCAATATGAGATCAGCAACTTCGCAAAGCCGGGGTTTGAAAGCAAGCATAACTTGACATACTGGGATAATGCTTATTATTACGGAATAGGTGCCGGGGCACATGGATACATGCCCGGCAAGCGTACCATCAATATTCGTCCGCTTCCTGCCTATGTTAAGCAGGCGATGGAAAACGGGAAACCTGTCCTTCACGAGGAACCGATAACGAGAAAAGAAATGATGGAAGAAGAGATGTTTCTCGGCCTTAGGAAAACGCAGGGGGTAAAAGTGGAACGTTTCAAAGAAAAGTATGATCAGCCAATAGTCGATGTGTTCGGGCAGGCGATTTCAGCGATGAAGGACCGCCGGTTAATGGAGGAAGAACAAGGATACCTCCGCCTGACTCCAAAAGGTCGCATCCTCGGCAATGAAGTATTCCAGGAATTTTTATTAGATGACTGA
- the lepA gene encoding translation elongation factor 4 produces MLTTQSKQERVRNFSIIAHIDHGKSTLADRILEKTNALTQREMKEQFLDAMDLERERGITIKLNAVQLNYNANDGLDYTFHLIDTPGHVDFTYEVSRSLAACEGAILVVDAAQGIEAQTLANVYLALENDLEIIPVINKIDLPGADPERIKQEIEDVIGIDASDAILASAKEGIGIDEILERIVTDIPAPEGNANDPTKALIFDSLYDSYRGVVAYTCVREGSIKLGDKIKMMATGKEFEVNELGVFRPTPTPLKELNVGDVGYLSASIKNIGDSRVGDTITLANNPAANPLPGYKKMNPMVFCGMYPVDASKYNDLRDALERLELNDSSLQFEPETSQALGFGFRCGFLGMLHMEIIQERIEREYKIDLITTAPSVIYKVRMTDGSEMDVDNPSMMPDNQKLEEVQEPYVKASIMVPNDYVGPVMEICQRKRGNFMDMQYLDDNRVNVVYEIPLSEIVYDFFDSLKSQTKGYASFDYELIGYRSSNLVKMDILLNGDTIDALSFIVHRDFAYERGKLIADKLKKLIPRQQFEVPVQAAIGNKVVARTTIKAMRKNVLSKCYGGDISRKRKLLEKQKEGKKRMKMVGSVEVPQEAFMSVLDLNED; encoded by the coding sequence ATGTTGACAACACAATCGAAACAAGAAAGGGTACGCAACTTTTCGATCATCGCCCATATTGACCACGGGAAATCGACGCTTGCTGACCGAATTTTAGAAAAAACAAACGCCCTTACCCAAAGGGAAATGAAAGAACAGTTCCTTGATGCGATGGATCTGGAAAGGGAACGCGGAATTACGATTAAGCTGAATGCCGTTCAGCTGAACTATAATGCTAATGACGGGCTTGACTATACCTTTCATTTAATCGATACACCAGGACACGTCGACTTTACATACGAAGTGTCAAGAAGCCTTGCTGCCTGTGAAGGTGCCATTCTTGTAGTAGATGCCGCACAAGGGATTGAAGCGCAGACGCTTGCAAACGTCTACCTTGCATTGGAGAACGATCTGGAAATTATCCCGGTCATCAACAAAATCGACCTTCCAGGTGCGGACCCGGAACGGATAAAACAAGAAATCGAAGACGTTATCGGCATTGATGCGTCGGATGCAATCCTCGCTTCTGCAAAAGAAGGAATCGGGATTGATGAAATTCTGGAACGGATCGTAACGGATATTCCTGCTCCGGAAGGTAATGCGAACGACCCGACGAAGGCGCTTATCTTTGATTCTTTATATGACTCTTATCGTGGAGTCGTTGCGTACACATGTGTGCGGGAAGGATCTATTAAGCTTGGTGATAAGATTAAAATGATGGCTACTGGTAAAGAGTTCGAAGTTAATGAACTCGGTGTTTTCCGCCCTACACCGACGCCATTGAAAGAATTGAATGTCGGGGACGTCGGGTACCTCTCTGCATCCATCAAAAACATCGGCGACAGCCGCGTCGGTGACACGATTACTTTAGCCAACAATCCTGCTGCCAATCCGCTGCCGGGATATAAAAAGATGAACCCGATGGTGTTCTGCGGGATGTACCCGGTGGATGCCAGTAAATACAACGATCTCCGTGACGCACTTGAGCGTCTGGAGTTGAATGATTCTTCCCTCCAGTTCGAGCCGGAGACCTCCCAGGCACTCGGTTTCGGTTTCCGGTGTGGTTTCCTTGGTATGCTCCATATGGAAATCATTCAGGAACGGATTGAAAGAGAATATAAAATCGATTTAATAACGACTGCTCCGAGCGTTATCTATAAAGTCCGCATGACGGATGGCTCCGAAATGGACGTGGACAACCCATCCATGATGCCGGATAACCAGAAATTAGAGGAAGTGCAGGAGCCCTATGTGAAGGCGAGCATCATGGTGCCGAATGATTACGTAGGTCCTGTCATGGAGATCTGTCAGAGAAAACGCGGGAATTTCATGGATATGCAGTATCTCGATGATAATCGTGTCAATGTCGTCTATGAGATTCCGTTGTCAGAAATCGTTTATGACTTCTTCGATTCCTTGAAATCCCAGACGAAAGGTTATGCATCTTTTGACTATGAATTGATCGGTTATCGTTCTTCCAACCTTGTGAAGATGGATATTCTTCTTAACGGGGACACAATCGATGCCTTGTCCTTTATCGTCCACCGCGACTTCGCTTATGAGCGAGGGAAGCTGATTGCCGATAAACTGAAGAAACTTATTCCGAGACAACAGTTTGAAGTCCCTGTTCAGGCTGCTATCGGCAACAAAGTCGTTGCGCGTACGACAATCAAGGCCATGCGCAAAAACGTTTTGTCCAAGTGTTACGGGGGAGACATTTCGAGGAAGCGTAAGCTCCTTGAGAAACAGAAGGAAGGGAAAAAGCGCATGAAGATGGTCGGCTCTGTAGAAGTGCCGCAGGAAGCGTTTATGTCCGTCCTTGATTTGAATGAAGACTAA
- the dnaJ gene encoding molecular chaperone DnaJ codes for MSKRDYYEVLGVSKDASKEEIKKAYRKLARKYHPDVSQEENASDKFKEAKEAYETLSDQQKRAQYDQFGHAGPNQGGFGGFGGGGEDFGGFGDIFDMFFGGGGRRRDPNAPQKGQDLQYTMTLQFEEAIFGKSADIQIPTEEECDTCDGSGAKPGTSPETCPHCQGSGQINQEQNTPFGRVVNRRVCHHCQGTGNLVKEKCQTCGGDGRVKKRRTIHIDIPAGIDDGQQIRVQGKGEDGVNGGPAGDLFVVIRVQQHEFFRRDGDHIFCEIPLTYAQAALGDEIEVPTVHGNVKLKVPAGTQTGKTFRLKEKGSPNVHGRGHGDQHVKMKVITPKNLTERQKELLREFNDISGNEATEEQHGNFFERMKRAFKGE; via the coding sequence GTGAGTAAACGTGACTATTATGAGGTTCTAGGAGTTTCCAAAGACGCCTCCAAGGAAGAAATCAAGAAAGCTTATCGTAAACTGGCACGTAAGTATCACCCTGATGTCAGTCAGGAAGAAAATGCATCAGATAAGTTCAAGGAAGCGAAAGAAGCCTACGAAACGCTGAGTGATCAACAGAAACGTGCACAATACGATCAATTCGGCCATGCCGGTCCAAATCAGGGCGGCTTTGGTGGTTTCGGCGGCGGAGGAGAAGACTTCGGCGGCTTCGGTGACATCTTTGACATGTTCTTCGGCGGCGGCGGTCGTCGTCGTGACCCGAACGCTCCGCAAAAAGGTCAGGACCTTCAATACACGATGACCCTGCAATTTGAAGAAGCGATTTTTGGTAAAAGTGCAGATATTCAAATTCCGACGGAAGAAGAATGTGATACCTGCGACGGTTCCGGTGCGAAGCCCGGCACGAGTCCTGAAACCTGCCCGCATTGTCAAGGAAGCGGTCAAATTAACCAGGAGCAGAATACACCATTCGGCCGTGTCGTGAATCGCCGCGTCTGCCATCACTGCCAGGGGACTGGTAACCTTGTCAAAGAAAAATGCCAGACCTGCGGTGGCGATGGTCGTGTGAAGAAACGCAGAACCATCCACATCGACATTCCTGCCGGCATTGACGATGGTCAGCAGATCCGCGTTCAGGGCAAAGGCGAAGACGGTGTCAATGGAGGACCGGCAGGAGACTTGTTCGTCGTTATCCGTGTCCAGCAGCACGAGTTCTTCCGCAGAGACGGCGATCACATTTTCTGTGAAATTCCGCTCACGTATGCACAGGCGGCACTTGGCGATGAAATCGAAGTTCCGACTGTTCACGGCAATGTGAAGCTGAAAGTGCCTGCGGGTACACAAACGGGAAAAACCTTCCGCTTAAAGGAAAAAGGGTCTCCGAATGTTCATGGCCGTGGTCATGGCGACCAGCATGTCAAGATGAAAGTGATCACACCGAAGAACCTGACAGAGCGTCAAAAGGAACTGTTGCGTGAATTCAATGATATTAGTGGAAATGAAGCGACAGAAGAGCAGCATGGAAATTTCTTCGAGCGTATGAAGCGCGCGTTTAAAGGAGAATAA
- the deoC gene encoding deoxyribose-phosphate aldolase, protein MEQNLAKMIDHTQLKPDTPKEKITQICEEAKENHFASVCVNPHWVEYCYSLLKDTDVKVCTVIGFPLGATSKETKAFETKQAIENGATEVDMVINIGELKSGNSALVQEDIEAVVNAAKDQALVKVIIETSLLTDEEKVTACKLAKAAEADYVKTSTGFSGGGATVEDISLMRKTVGPEMGVKASGGVRDYDGAKAMIEAGATRIGASAGISIINGGQGTSDY, encoded by the coding sequence ATGGAACAAAACTTAGCTAAAATGATAGACCACACGCAACTGAAGCCGGATACACCAAAAGAAAAAATCACTCAGATTTGTGAAGAAGCGAAAGAGAACCATTTCGCTTCTGTTTGTGTAAACCCACACTGGGTCGAGTATTGCTATAGTCTGTTGAAGGATACAGATGTGAAGGTTTGTACCGTTATTGGTTTCCCGCTTGGAGCCACTTCGAAAGAAACGAAAGCTTTTGAAACGAAGCAGGCAATCGAGAACGGTGCTACAGAAGTGGACATGGTTATTAACATCGGAGAGCTTAAATCAGGGAACAGTGCTCTTGTACAGGAAGATATCGAAGCTGTCGTTAACGCTGCCAAAGATCAAGCTCTTGTAAAAGTTATTATTGAAACATCTCTTCTTACAGACGAAGAAAAAGTAACGGCATGCAAACTTGCCAAAGCAGCAGAGGCTGATTATGTTAAAACATCAACAGGTTTCTCCGGCGGCGGTGCAACGGTTGAAGATATCAGCCTGATGCGCAAAACCGTAGGCCCGGAAATGGGTGTCAAAGCATCCGGCGGTGTCCGCGACTATGATGGAGCAAAAGCGATGATTGAAGCGGGTGCGACCCGGATCGGTGCAAGTGCCGGGATTTCCATCATTAATGGAGGACAGGGTACCTCTGATTACTAA